A genomic region of Epinephelus moara isolate mb chromosome 23, YSFRI_EMoa_1.0, whole genome shotgun sequence contains the following coding sequences:
- the cdhr5-rs gene encoding cadherin-related family member 5 has translation MLQVCRLLLWQVALRLSYHVVTASLCLGGSDIFASVRENSPTGQFISNLSVTAEPGANTVRLCLTGDNADWFYLEGRTIRLNTSASRVLDREVQGSVLIAELTCYEDDVIQTQYRILVEIVNENDNTPNFLKDTIQPFTISELTGVNSVVFTVKAVDADGDIISYIIDESSGDAAFFRVDLPNSGDVVLNKPLDYESRTQLQVTIWAQEANTAEKFNTSTVLIVNIEDGDDQYPHFLPCTPVSPGVPVCMNPTYTANITHKHQDGVVEFSPGPIRAEDGDQGINTSLIYNILSGDDRGRFVINNRTGELRLTRAVNDRRLETNFTLSIMVYQEDDRLKYSVASVLIRVLSENAFPPVFNRTTFKGFIIQSSSPASIVSTYGNQVLQIQVLDRDFPDGLNPNIHYSLHPPSGLYQVTQGGVLIARTDRLHAFDRHILQVVARDEESGEEASASVDIEVLQRGQTVPRGAFTDIISLLVVHSLTLSSSWWTFTDINSPLSSTVPRVPRGAFTEQQLFGDVDSRLAGGIAAMMVLLFLSALLLVLLRTVRRRRLQPNSDDPATVALGKHPNVKLLWFHSGSDESSFSNRAFSHHYESSSQSQSLHGRQGVYTRKHSLPPLPPPSSSSNIISRPTGRLTFHSDLFPVSESPPAAVLTLPVQSTGVHTDDITLPVQFTGVHSDDIITAETLPTDHNIKTDQSEDPYRTICPSEDISEDMDTSLQPITEHI, from the exons atgttgCAGGtctgcaggctgctgctgtggcAGGTGGCTCTCAGGTTGTCGTATCACGTGGTAACAG CCAGTCTGTGTCTGGGGGGGTCAGACATCTTTGCCTCGGTCAGAGAGAACAGTCCGACGGGTCAGTTCATCTCCAACCTGAGCGTCACCGCAGAACCTGGAGCCAACACCGTCCGCCTCTGTCTGACCGGAGACAATGCCGACTGGTTCTACTTAGAGGGTCGGACCATCCGCCTGAACACGTCTGCCTCCAGAGTCCTGGACAGAGAG GTTCAGGGATCAGTGCTGATTGCAGAGCTCACCTGTTATGAGGATGATGTCATACAG ACTCAGTACAGGATCCTGGTGGAGATCGTCAACGAGAACGACAACACACCAAACTTCCTGAAGGATACCATTCAGCCGTTCACCATCAGTGAG cTGACAGGGGTGAATTCAGTCGTTTTCACGGTGAAGGCCGTCGATGCAGACGGAGACATCATCAGTTACATCATCGATGAGTCATCG GGCGACGCAGCGTTCTTCAGGGTGGATCTTCCAAACAGTGGGGACGTGGTTCTGAACAAACCTCTGGATTACGAGAGCAGGACTCAGCTGCAGGTGACCATCTGGGCTCAG gaagcgaacactgcAGAGAAGTTCAACACGTCCACTGTCCTCATCGTCAACATCGAGGACGGAGACGACCAGTACCCTCACTTCCTGCCCTGCACACCTGTGTCTCCAGGTGTTCCTGTCTGCATGAACCCCACCTACACCGCcaacatcacacacaaacaccag gaCGGTGTGGTGGAGTTTTCTCctggaccaatcagagcagaggacggAGACCAAggaatcaacacctctctgaTCTACAACATCCTGTCAG gtgACGACCGGGGCAGATTTGTGATCAACAACAGGACAGGTGAGCTCAGGTTAACCAGAGCAGTGAACGACCGACGACTGGAGACGAACTTCACACTCAGCATCATG GTGTATCAGGAGGATGACCGGCTGAAGTACAGCGTGGCATCAGTTCTGATCCGGGTTCTCAGTGAGAATGCGTTCCCGCCGGTCTTCAACAGAACCACCTTCAAAGGTTTCATCATCCAGAGCTCTAGCCCCGCCTCCATCGTCTCCACCTACGGGAACCAGGTGTTACAGATCCAGGTGTTGGACCGTGACTTCCCTGAC GGCCTGAATCCAAACATCCACTACTCCCTCCACCCCCCGTCCGGACTGTACCAAGTCACCCAGGGCGGGGTCCTGATTGCCAGGACGGACCGCCTGCACGCCTTCGACAGACACATACTGCAG GTCGTCGCCAGAGACGAAGAATCAGGAGAAGAAGCTTCAGCTTCAGTCGACATTGAAGTTCTgcagagaggacagacag TCCCTCGCGGTGCGTTCACTGACATTATCTCTCTCCTGGTGGTGCATTCACTGACATTATCTTCCTCCTGGTGGACATTCACTGACATtaactctcctctctcctctacAGTCCCTCGTG TCCCTCGTGGTGCGTTCACGGAGCAGCAGTTGTTCGGAGACGTGGACAGCAGACTGGCTGGAGGCATCGCAGCGATGATGGTGCTCCTGTTTCTCTCGGCTCTTCTGTTGGTGCTGCTGCGCACCGTGAGGAGAAGGCGACTACAACCAAACTCTGACGATCCCGCTACTGTTGCCCTCGGGAAACATCCCAATGTG AAGTTACTTTGGTTTCACTCG GGGTCCGACGAGTCGTCATTCAGCAACAGAGCTTTCAGTCATCACTACGAGTCTTCATCACAGTCACAGAGTCTTCACGGCCGACAGGGTGTCTACACCAGGAAAcactctctgcctcctcttcctcctccttcatcATCATCGAACATCATCAGCCGTCCCACAGGAAGACTCACGTTTCACTCTGACCTGTTTCCTGTCTCAGAGAGTCCACCTGCAGCTGTCCTCACTCTACCTGTCCAGTCCACAGGTGTtcacactgatgacatcacactaCCTGTTCAGTTCACAGGTGTTcacagtgatgacatcatcacagcagAGACTCTTCCGACAGACCACAACATCAAAACAGACCAATCAGAGGACCCGTACAGGACCATCTGTCCATCTGAGGACATCTCAGAGGACATGGACACATCactgcagccaatcacagaacACATCTGA